Genomic DNA from Clostridium sp. BJN0013:
GGATATGAAGAAACTACAAAATTACCGGATTCTCCTGATTTTGTAGATGGAGTTATAAATTATGAGGGAAATATACTTCCTGTAATATCCCTTACCAAAAAATTTGGATTTAGTGGGGAAGAGAAGAGGGACGAGTCTAAGATTATAATTACAAAACAAGATGGGAATAAAATAGGCATAATAGTTGATGTAGTATCTGAGGTAAGGGATGTAAATGTGGACAATATTGAAGCTCCTCCGGATATAGTAGCTGGAATATCTAAAAGATATATTAAGGGACTTATTAAAATAAATGATAAAATAATAATATTTTTAAATCTTTCTAAAATATTAACAGAGGAAGAGAAGGAACTTATATAATTTAATAGGCAATTGCGAAACTCACTGATAAAAATGAATTGAGGAGTAGGGGGAATTTCAAAAAAGATAATTAGAAGATTAAAGGTGATTTTCCTGATTTGTAATGGCTAAATAGAAAAAAAGGGTGCAAGAAATAGAACCATGATTAATTCTAAAATTTAAAAATAGCTGATATTTATGCAATTAATGGTTTTAGACTTCTGATATATTCATGCTTGTGTATTTTATTGGCTATAACAACTGTTATTAGCTGGGTTATGCCTGAAAGAAGTAAGTCAGCATGAAGAGTTTTTTCATTTTGTGTTCTACGGTTTGCAATGCAATAGCTGTTTTTAAAATGTCCAATGCTTTTTTCAACAGTAGAACGAATTTTATAAGTATAATTCCAATCTTGGGAACCACGAGTTGTTCCTGGGTATGCACGCAAATTTTTTTCTGGATAAATGTAGAACATTCTGCCACAAGATGATTTAGTACAAGGA
This window encodes:
- a CDS encoding chemotaxis protein CheW; the encoded protein is MSQEEIKVLIFSINEEYYATDIMEIERILGYEETTKLPDSPDFVDGVINYEGNILPVISLTKKFGFSGEEKRDESKIIITKQDGNKIGIIVDVVSEVRDVNVDNIEAPPDIVAGISKRYIKGLIKINDKIIIFLNLSKILTEEEKELI